The Bacteroidota bacterium genome has a segment encoding these proteins:
- a CDS encoding site-2 protease family protein, which produces MEKIIEHLYILPILLFSVIVHEISHGYMALRLGDPTAKMMGRLTFNPIPHIDPIGSVLVPLFSLFMAGQIFIAWAKPVPVNPMNFSNFKRDDILVSVVGPLSNIALAFVCAVAFILARTLTPLIEQTGVEVLIEMWGFLTKMFIGGVYLNVILAVFNMLPIPPLDGSHVVASFLPDNISEQYRNIGFFGIFIIILLLRVDAFRSIFFGIIETIVFPFLLLINIFT; this is translated from the coding sequence ATGGAAAAAATTATCGAACATTTATATATACTCCCGATCCTGTTGTTTTCTGTTATCGTCCACGAAATTTCACACGGTTATATGGCTTTGCGTTTAGGCGATCCGACCGCAAAAATGATGGGGCGTTTAACCTTCAATCCTATTCCTCATATTGATCCAATCGGATCAGTCCTTGTTCCTCTGTTCTCTTTATTTATGGCTGGGCAGATTTTTATTGCATGGGCAAAACCGGTTCCTGTGAACCCAATGAATTTTTCGAATTTCAAACGCGACGATATACTTGTTTCGGTAGTCGGTCCCTTATCGAATATTGCCCTGGCTTTTGTGTGCGCCGTTGCTTTCATATTGGCTCGCACACTCACTCCATTAATTGAACAAACAGGTGTCGAAGTGCTAATCGAAATGTGGGGGTTCTTAACAAAAATGTTTATAGGTGGTGTGTATCTGAACGTCATACTTGCCGTGTTTAATATGTTGCCGATTCCGCCTTTAGATGGTTCGCACGTTGTTGCCTCGTTTTTGCCGGACAATATCAGCGAACAATATCGTAACATCGGTTTCTTTGGAATATTCATCATAATATTATTGTTGCGTGTGGATGCTTTTAGATCAATCTTCTTTGGCATCATCGAAACTATCGTATTTCCCTTTTTATTGTTAATAAATATTTTCACATAA
- the ugpC gene encoding sn-glycerol-3-phosphate ABC transporter ATP-binding protein UgpC yields the protein MGSVKLENVRKTFEPNVTVVHDVNLEIPDKEFIVLVGPSGCGKSTTLRMIAGLEEITSGTISIDEKVVNDIPPKDRDIAMVFQNYALYPHMNVFENLAFGLKLRKYDKAEIKKRVQKAADILGISQLLERKPKALSGGQRQRVALGRAIVRQPKVFLFDEPLSNLDANLRVQMRTEISRLHHQIETTMIYVTHDQVEAMSMGDRIVVMKDGYIHQVDTPLNIYNNPVNKFVASFIGSPTMNFVEGTIHSDGQLMYTSLNKALKCNLLNEFKNKLAAYTNKEIVLGIRPEHIHTHANSTTYETITGFIEVIETVGNEMFVYFALGESEKLVARVPPDNRLKVNENYSLYIDTTKLHFFDKVSEKAI from the coding sequence ATGGGCTCAGTAAAATTAGAAAATGTCCGGAAAACATTCGAACCAAACGTAACAGTTGTTCACGATGTTAATCTGGAAATTCCGGATAAGGAGTTTATCGTGTTAGTTGGTCCTTCGGGATGCGGCAAATCGACAACATTGAGAATGATTGCTGGACTCGAAGAAATTACAAGCGGCACGATTTCAATTGACGAAAAAGTCGTGAACGACATCCCTCCGAAAGATAGGGACATTGCTATGGTATTTCAAAATTACGCTCTCTACCCGCACATGAACGTGTTTGAAAATTTAGCTTTCGGCTTGAAATTACGAAAGTATGATAAAGCCGAGATAAAAAAACGTGTGCAAAAAGCTGCCGATATACTTGGCATCAGCCAGTTGTTAGAACGCAAACCGAAAGCATTATCGGGCGGACAGCGGCAGCGGGTTGCTTTGGGACGAGCAATTGTTCGCCAGCCGAAAGTATTTTTATTCGATGAGCCGCTCAGCAATCTCGATGCAAACCTGCGTGTTCAAATGCGAACCGAAATTTCACGGTTGCATCACCAAATCGAAACTACAATGATTTATGTAACACACGACCAAGTTGAAGCTATGTCGATGGGCGATAGGATTGTTGTAATGAAGGACGGCTACATACACCAAGTTGATACACCGCTAAACATCTACAATAATCCCGTAAATAAATTTGTTGCTTCGTTTATTGGAAGTCCGACGATGAATTTTGTCGAAGGGACAATTCATTCCGATGGTCAACTGATGTACACCTCGCTGAACAAAGCTTTGAAGTGTAATTTACTCAATGAATTCAAAAATAAATTAGCCGCTTATACTAATAAAGAAATTGTGTTAGGTATAAGGCCCGAGCACATTCACACACACGCTAATTCGACAACTTATGAAACGATAACCGGATTCATCGAAGTTATAGAAACGGTCGGCAACGAAATGTTTGTTTATTTCGCACTGGGAGAAAGCGAAAAGTTAGTAGCTCGCGTTCCTCCCGATAACCGGTTAAAAGTAAACGAAAACTACTCCCTTTATATAGATACCACTAAATTACATTTCTTCGATAAAGTTTCTGAAAAAGCAATATAA
- a CDS encoding FlgD immunoglobulin-like domain containing protein has translation MNIKKFLLIILSLCYGAEAQIQLSTSTQSNAGGLSSSGAFTLTSTLGQPSPVGIGVSGQINSSSGYIYTATLDATAPIVSLDSISPPVAAQQVTVSFNVTDLSGVASATLFYRRGGDQTFTPLTLTKTGNIYNGVIPASSITSRGLEFYVTAADVYNNIARFPVTDIYSAQVAVLNGVAKPTAQPAGSEQNAYRLISLPISATNKTPSAVLEDDLGAYNNTKWRFFELKGGKLPYVEYGNTSQMLPGKSFWLIVKDAGKIINTGEGTSNFTHVRYSIPLDTGWTLIGNPFNFDVPFSNLTRKSGSVLDARSYNGNWTSHSGAIIPFEGYAVSNLSGSIDTLFVNPKVGIVPPKQTAEKSEDVIWKIKILAECRGAKDDDNEIVISPSAMVDYDELDKPEPPVIGEFVSVYFPRANWGKILDKFCVDARPNPVDGADWEFEVLSNIEDKIDLKFDGLENIPLETEVVLIDKLIKSTQYLRQSDKYSFTNLSKSNPRKMNILVGSQSFIQNKLTEIGAVPHEFELSQNFPNPFNPTTVIRYGLPNASHVTIKIYDLLGQEIKTLADETQESGYRSVEWNGKNSLGIEAASGLYFYRIEAADIQNPGKKFVQVKRMLLMK, from the coding sequence ATGAATATTAAAAAGTTTCTTTTAATTATACTATCGCTTTGTTATGGGGCAGAGGCACAAATTCAATTATCCACATCGACACAAAGTAACGCTGGCGGTCTTTCTTCGAGTGGAGCTTTTACGCTAACCTCTACGCTCGGTCAACCATCTCCTGTCGGTATCGGCGTAAGCGGACAAATAAATTCTTCCAGCGGCTACATTTATACAGCCACATTGGATGCAACGGCACCAATTGTTTCGTTAGATTCCATTTCTCCTCCGGTAGCTGCTCAGCAAGTTACAGTTTCATTCAATGTAACCGATTTATCCGGCGTGGCAAGTGCAACATTGTTTTATCGGCGGGGCGGCGATCAGACATTTACTCCACTCACTTTAACGAAGACAGGCAATATCTATAACGGTGTTATTCCGGCAAGTTCTATTACATCGCGCGGGTTAGAATTTTATGTTACCGCCGCAGATGTTTATAATAACATTGCACGTTTTCCAGTAACCGATATTTATTCTGCACAGGTTGCTGTTTTAAATGGAGTTGCAAAACCAACCGCCCAACCCGCCGGCAGCGAACAAAACGCATATCGGCTAATTTCCCTGCCAATCAGCGCTACGAATAAAACCCCCAGCGCAGTATTGGAAGATGATTTAGGCGCTTACAATAATACCAAGTGGAGGTTCTTCGAATTGAAAGGCGGAAAATTACCGTATGTTGAGTATGGAAATACATCGCAAATGCTTCCGGGTAAATCGTTCTGGCTGATTGTAAAGGACGCAGGAAAAATTATTAATACCGGCGAGGGTACATCTAACTTTACTCACGTTAGATATTCTATTCCGTTAGATACAGGGTGGACGTTGATCGGCAACCCGTTTAACTTCGATGTGCCGTTTAGCAATCTCACTCGGAAGAGCGGCAGTGTTTTAGATGCACGTTCTTACAACGGAAACTGGACAAGTCATAGTGGTGCAATAATTCCTTTTGAGGGATATGCTGTTTCAAATTTGTCGGGTTCGATAGATACGCTTTTTGTCAACCCTAAAGTAGGAATTGTACCACCAAAACAAACTGCTGAAAAATCAGAAGATGTTATCTGGAAAATAAAAATTTTAGCAGAATGCAGAGGCGCCAAAGATGACGATAATGAAATAGTCATATCTCCATCGGCAATGGTTGATTATGATGAATTAGATAAACCCGAGCCACCTGTTATCGGCGAATTTGTCTCTGTCTATTTCCCCCGTGCAAACTGGGGAAAGATATTAGATAAGTTCTGCGTTGATGCCCGCCCTAATCCCGTAGATGGTGCCGATTGGGAATTCGAAGTTCTCAGTAATATTGAAGATAAAATTGACTTGAAATTTGATGGATTGGAAAACATACCACTTGAAACCGAAGTTGTTCTGATAGATAAGCTGATAAAATCAACTCAATATTTGAGACAATCGGATAAATACTCTTTCACGAATCTATCCAAATCTAATCCACGGAAAATGAACATATTAGTCGGAAGTCAATCCTTTATCCAAAACAAACTAACTGAAATCGGGGCGGTACCTCATGAATTCGAGCTATCCCAAAATTTCCCCAACCCATTTAATCCAACTACTGTTATTCGTTACGGATTGCCAAATGCTTCTCATGTTACTATAAAAATTTATGATTTACTCGGGCAAGAAATTAAAACGCTTGCTGATGAAACTCAGGAAAGCGGCTATCGTTCGGTTGAATGGAATGGAAAAAATAGTTTAGGAATTGAAGCGGCAAGTGGTTTATATTTCTACAGAATTGAAGCGGCTGATATACAAAATCCAGGTAAGAAATTTGTGCAAGTTAAAAGAATGCTGTTGATGAAATAA